The segment GTGTAGAATTCATTTAAGATAATAGGTTCAGACGACTTTTCATCTAAAATGGCAGTTATTTCATGACCAATACCAGCACCGGCAGTATTGATCCCGTTATCATCAAACAAATGAGCCAACAAGGTAGCGTCTGTTCCAATAAGCCCACCGGAAACAAAGGACTCATCATTCATGAACAGCTCCAATTGAGGAGGCGTGTTGTCAACCGAAGCATTTGAATTGGCACCACCCACCGGTACAAGGTGAGCACCTAAACCGTCTGTGGAAGAAGAGGAGGCATATAAATGAATGCTTCCGTTCCCAATCTGGTAGTTGATATCCTTAGGAATAACAAAGGAAAGCTCAAAGGCCCCGTTCTTAACCGTAGCCAAGCCATCATACAAAACATTGCTTCGGTTCAGGACCTGCCGCTTCGCATTTTGGTCACCTAACGTGGTAAGAGCGGCTCTTTTATCATACACCGTTAGGTGGACCTGCCCCTGGAAGTCGGACGCAATCTGTTGTTGTTTATTCTGCACATGCCCTTCTAAACGCACGGTAGACAAAGCACTGAGGGTGTCAGTAACCGCGGTAGCAGAAAATGGTTTTTCGTTCAACTTAGAGAGCACTACTTCAAGGTTGGGGTACGCCAGCCGCATGGATGGATCTCCTAGCAAGGCAAAGTTCCGGTTGTTCACCCCAAACAAGCTCGCGTTCTTGGTCTTGTTGGTTAACACTCCTAATGTGGGCATTGCCCCATTCGCCATAGGGGTAAACAGGAAAGTGAAAAAGTTGGTGTTCAGAGCCCGGTTTCCATCTGAATATACCGGTCGGGTAGTGGTAAGAAGTCCTATTGCTCCTCCTGCTGGGTGAAATAATGCAGTTTCAGCTCCCGAATTACGCCGTGGGTCATCATAACGGCCAATCTCGCAAGTGGCTGTTAGAAAGAAGGTGAGTTTGTTCTGGTTTTTCCAGGCTTGGATTTCATTGAGGGTCAGAATCTGTTCATCGGCTAAGCTGATGGCATTGCCATGCCCGGTGTAATTAGTGACCAAAGCGCCTTTTTCTATGGCTTCCCGCAGGGCATTGTTTGTTTCAGGTGAACGTTGGCCATTGGGTACTGAGATCTGCGGATATAAATCAAGGTAAATTTTTTGAGGTAAATACCCGGGATAGTTTCTTTCTACATACTCCGCCAGGTAATCCGCATCGTTCAGGTGCTCATTAGAATCACCGTCATCAGCTAGGAATATAAGCCGTTTGCGCCAGTTGCCTAAGGTCTGCTCGCTTTCATACCTAATGATCTTGTCAATCAAAAGATCAGCCTCAAACGTGGTTTTAACAGGTAAGCGGCCAATCCCTACATCTAACCTGTGGGCGAGGGCGAATTCCGTTTCAGACCATTCTCCTTCCTCATTGTCAAGGAAGCCAATGTAATCGTCAGAAGAGTAGGACAGGACAGGATCTAACGACTGACGCGACTGATAGATGGGTATGAAATTGGTGTTCTGCTGAATTCTTCGTTTAGGGTCAAAAGAAGCATCACCTAGTAAAGCCACTTGAATCAGGTCATCTCCTTGCTTTCCGCTGCGTTCATAGAGCATTTTAAGAAAATCACGAATGGCGGTGATGTCTTGTTTGCCGGAGGAGAACTCCTGGTAAATCTTAGGCAACTCTACCACTTCCACCTGTAAACCAGACCGGGTGCGTCTATGGGTCGCCAACCGCTGCGCTTGGGCAGAAATCGCAGCCGGAGTGATAATGACCAAGTCAAGCTTGCCATCCAGGTTCAGGCTGTGCAGGTTCTGGTTAGCCACTTTCCCAAGGAACGTTGGAGTAGGGAAGGAAGAGCCCTGGAAAGCAACATACTCCCGCAGTTGCTGAGTATTGGCAGAGAATCTGGCAACCCCATTATTGGTAGAGACTCCCAGCCTTACCGGCTTAAGAGGATCTGTGACATTCCAAACCTGCGCGTCTGCTGACGTAATTCCTCCTACCAGAAAAGTGCTTACGGCGTTCTGCTTACTAGCCAAGGACCTGAAATTGGTTTGGTTTCCATACAACTTCAGTTGCCGGCGGGCAGAAAGGGTAAAATAATTCAGATACCCAGTGGCTGAAGAGCTGCTACCCGGTTGATACGTGTAGGTAACGGTTAAATCATTGGTATAGGCCAGTGAACTAAGTGGGGGAGAGAGATGCAACACATGGTTCACTCCTTCCGGATGGTAGTTGTAGGATCCTCTGCCTGCCACAGAGTGGGTGCCAAGAGACGTGCCATTCAATCTCACAGTAAAAGAGCTGTTCTCCGGGGAGTTGGCCATTACTGCCGAAGTAAGCCATACGGGGCTGTTAGGTACTAAATCTGAAGCTGGAAAGGCAAAATTTTGCTGCAGGGCGAAGGCACTAAATTCCTCCCCGTACCATTCACGGCCCGAGTTGACCATGTTCTTGAGGTCTATTTCATGGAACCAGCGCTCATCATACGAAGTGATTTCTGGAAATGACCCCGGAAGGGATGCCTGCTGGCTCACCCTAAGTCCTGCGGATGGTCCAACAGTAAGATAGTAGTAAGTCGTGTCGCTGTACAGGTTGAAGGAATGTACAAACGGAGATTGCCCCCTAACCTGGTTCTCTGCCCAGGTGTGTGGGCCTTGTCCGTAAAACAGGAGGTAATCATTCGCGTCAAAAGAACCATCCTGCTCGCCCTCTATCCAAATCGCATTCTCTACCAGATCATCGGCCCGGGGAGCGGAGTTGGCTTGTGGAAGCATTCCGCCGCCGTTACCATATAACCGTAGATTGCGTGGGTTCAGGTTCTGCAGGTTCACGCCCATGGTCTGTAAAGCAGTACGGTCCAGTTTGTACATGCCTGAGGTTGGAACGCCAATCTTAAACCATTCCCCGGAAGCTAAAACTGAGCGAGTAGTGAATGTGCGTTGGGTAGCAGTAGCACCAGGTGCTTTTCTGAAATTATTTCCGGAAGAATAGCGAAAACTGAAAGAAAGTAATTTCTCTACGGCTCCGGTCTGCGGATTCAACCGGAAAGGTTGGAACGCAATGACTGAGTGCGGCACCCGGTTGGCGGTACCTGCACTAATCAACGGCTGTAGTTCTGTTTTGAGGCTCTTTTTAGGAAAGGAGCGTAATTCTGCCTCTGTAAGCGGGCCAAACTCCAGGTTGGTGAACTCAAAAGAACTCACCGTCACATTGGGGACGGACAGAATGTAGTAAGGAATCTCTTCCTTACCTACAAAGGCGGCCTCCTCAAAAGAAGGAAGAGCCGCCTTTGCTTGGTGTGTTATAGGAGAAGGGGTTGGAACTGCGCGCCAAGTCACCCTGCGCGTTTCCTGGGTCTGGGCCCAAGCAGAAACGGCAGAAACCCAAAAGCCTGCGGCAAGAAGAAACTTCTTTACAAAATGCATGTACGCGGGTAAAAAGACTACTCCGCAACACAGTCCTTCTTTTTAGGTTCAACTCAGAAAAAGGAGAGAAGAACCTTGGGGGGTACTTTTAGTTGGCTGTGAGACGGTAAGAGAAGGATTCCATAATCATGTTGGCCAGTAATTTCTTACAAGCCTCTTCTACTTTCTGGGCAGCAGCGGTCTCGTTTTCTGCTTCTAATTGTAAACGAATGTGTTTGCCAATTCTTACATCAGAAACCTGCTCCAGGCCTAAATGTTCCAAACCCAACATCACGGCTTTTCCTTGGGGATCTAACAGTTCTGTATGCGGCATGATGTCTATTTCGGCGGTGAATTTCATAAGGAAGAAGATTTATTGAAAAAGGATAAAATAATGTACATCGCTAGGTTCAAAGGAACCGCGGTAAAGTTAAGGATTGCCAGGAAAAGAATGGAAAGCCCCATGAAAATAAACCGCACCTCATTGCCTTTCCAGGATGCATTCTTGAATTTAAGCGCAAAAAGCGGCAACTCGGCTATGAGTAGGTAAGAAAATAGCACTGAAATCCCCAGCAGTACAAACGGGTTCATAATAATCGGGGTTAAGCCGAAGTCGTCATAAGCCAGGATCAGCGGCAGAGACATGATGAAAAGGGTGCAGGCCGGGGTTGGTACACCAATGAAAGAAGAAATCTGGCGGGTGTCAATGTTGAACTTGGCTAACCTCACACAGGAAAAGATAGTGATCAGGAAGCCGGCATAAGGCAGAAAAGCGGGCAAGTCATACCCACCGGTTTCAACGGCTTGGGCAATCATCTGCACCATAGCAGCGCCGGGCACCACGCCAAACGAAACCATGTCGGCCAAGGAGTCTAACTGTTTGCCAATCTCAGAGTAGGTGTTAAGCACGCGGGCCACCATGCCATCCAGGAAATCCAGCGTGGCGGCGGCTACTATCCAACCAGCAGCCGCGATCAGCTCCTGCTGAAAAACAGCGACAAGGGCAAGGCAGCCACACAATAAGTTAAGGCAGGTGATGAAATTAGGAATGTGTTTCTTCATAGAGTTGTAAAGGTCTGTTCTGAGCGTGTTTTAAAAATTAGCTCAAAAACGGATTGCTGGCTTTCTCTTCCCCAATGGTGGTAGAAGGGCCATGACCAGGGTAAACAGTGACATCTTCCGGGAGGGTGAATAATTTGGAGCGGATGCTTTGAATGAGCGTGTTAAAATCACCGCCCGGTAAATCGGTACGGCCGATGCTGCGCTGGAACAGGACATCACCGCCAATCAGGTTCTTGCTCTGTGGGTGGTAGAACACCACGTGGCCGGGCGCGTGACCGGGCGTGAACAATATTTCCAGCTCGGTTTCGCCGAAGCTTACGTTTTCGCCCTCTTTTAGGAATTTCTCCGGTAAAATCTCCTGGTATTGCGGAAAGCCATAGGCAGCTGAATACGTAGGCACCGCACGCAGGACAGCCAGGTCTTCTTCATGAATCTCCAATGGCACGCCGTAAGTATCAGCGACAAACTTGTTGCCCAGCACGTGGTCAATGTGGCAATGGGTGTTCAAAAGGCGTACTACTTTCAGACCTTCAGATTGGATGAACTGCTTCAACTCCTGCTGTTCCTGCTTATCGGCGCAGCCGGGGTCAATGACCACGCATTCCTTAGTGGAGTCACACAGCACGTAGGTGTTTTCTTGAAACGGATTGAAGGTAAAGTACTTTACTTGCAGACCAGTGGCAGCCATGGATCACATCATATTTTGCAGGCTCTAAGTTACAGATTTCAGCGGCACAAGCCGTACCTTGGGACATGATTTATGATTATCTGGTAGTAGGACACGGCCTGGCCGGCGCAATTTTGACGTGTTTTCTGGAAAAAGCCGGTAAAACGGTGCTGGTCATTGATGCTCCCAAAGAGAACTCCGCCTCACGGGTAGCGGCGGGCCTGATCAACCCAGTAGCAGGAAAACGGTTCGCGAAAAGCTGGCAAGTAGACTCTTTTCTGCCTGCGGCCACCTCGTTTTACCAGGAAATGGAAGCCCGCTACCACGCAGAATTCTTCTACCGCAAACCTATCCTGAAACTCTTTTCCACCCCCGAGGAGCAGAACAACTGGATGGGCAAAAGTACCGATGCCGCCTGGGAAGGGTACATTGAAACCACGCACCTGCAACTACCCACCTCTGAATACGTTCATCAGGAACTGGGTGGCTTGCTCATTCAGCAGGGTGGGTACGTGGCCTTGCGCCCGTTTTTGGATTTGCGGGAGGAAGACCTGAAAAGCAGGGGGGCGTTCCGCTCAGAAGCCTTTGATTTCTCCCAGCTCCAACTAGTTCCTGAAGGAGTGAAATACGGCGGGGTGCAGGCCAGAAAAATTATTTTCTGCGAGGGTGCGCAGGGTGCCCAGAACCCTTTCTTCAGCTGGTTGCCTTTTTCCTTGAACAAAGGCGAAATTTTAGACATAAATGTGCCAGATTTTGAGGCTACATATATCTATAATAAAGCCGTTTACGTTGTGCCTTTAGGACAATACCAGTACCGAGTAGGAGCCACGTACAATTGGCGGAATCTGGAGGAAGCGCTTACAATTGAGGCGAGGGAAGAACTGGAAACCAAAGTGCAGGACATCCTGAAAAAACCATTTGAGGTGACAAAGCAGTATGTAGGGGTGAGGCCTGCCGTAAGAGACCGGAAACCTTTGATGGGGCTGCACCCTCAGAACCCGCAGGTAGGTATTTTCAACGGCATGGGATCTAAAGGTGTGCTGATGGCGCCTTTGCTGGCGCAGCAGTTCATTGCCCATATAGAGCAGGAAACGGCCCTGTGGCCCGAGGTGAATATTGTCCGGTATTTATCGTTATATTTAGCATCTACGTCAAACACATGAGTCAACTCTCTACTCGCTTCTTACATGTGTGCCGGTTACTGATTTTGCTTTTAGGCATAGGGGTACCGGCGTTCACATATGGGCAGGCCACCGCGCCAGATGACTTCGGACAGAACCGGATTCAGTACAAGCGTTTCAACTGGCAGTATTATAGCACCCAGAACTTCAACATCTACTACTCGCAGGACGGCAGGGAACTTGCCCGCCACGCAGCTGAGCACGCAGAAAAGGAATTGAAGCGGGTTACTTCCCTTATTGGGTACTATCCATATTCCAAAATCACCATCATCATGTACAACTCTGTTTCAGACATGAAGCAGAGCAACATTGGCTTGATTGATGATCCATACAAAGGCGGAAATGATGCTTTGTTTGTAAAAAGCAAAATTGAGGTAGCATTTGAGGGTTCTCAGACAGAACTGAAGCGCCAGATGACGTACCGCATTTCTGAATTGCTGCTCTCTGATATGATGTATGGTGGTAGCCTGAAGGAAGTCATCCAGAGCAATTACCTGTTGCGTTTGCCGGAATGGTTTGTTTCTGGAGCCGCCGCTTACTTAGCTGAAGGCTGGAGTGTGGAGATGGACGACTACATGCGCGACATGATCCAGAAAACCGGCGGTAAACGATCAGATCCTCTCTTTGCAAGAAACCAACGCCTCACGGGGCAGGCCATCTGGAACTACATCACTGAGCGACACGGCCCTTCGGCCATCCAGAACATCTTGAACCTGACGCGTATTACTCGTGACATTGAAGTGGGTATTGCCAGCAGCCTGAACATGCCTTACAAGCGGTTCATGCGTGATTGGTTTGCCTATTACACGCAGATGAACACCTATGCTGCGAGCGCATCGCCTAATAAGGAAAACAAAATCAGGAAAACGAACGCCCGCAATGTATTGTACTCAGAGCCTACTTTAAGTCCTAGCGGGCAAAAGCTGGCGTACGTGATCTATGACCGGGGAGCGTACAAAGTGTACGTGCGCAATCTGGGTTCCAAAAGCCAACGAGTGGTGTACCGGGGCGGGTATAAAATGCCTAATCTGGAAATAGACCACACGGTGCCTTTGCTGTCCTGGCGGTCAGAATCTCAACTAGGTATTTCAGATGTACGGCGCGGTAAACTGCAGCTTAAATTGCAGGATGCAAGCCAGCGGTACATTCCGGGCGTAGCCACGGTGAAAAACCTGATAGGCAAAACAAATAATGTACTTCCTCTAAACGCCTACAGCCAGGTAGCCGGACTTGATTTCTCAGAAGACGGGCAGTTCATGGTCTTGAGTGCTGTGAAAAATGGGCAAAGTGACTTGTACCTGTACCGGGGCGGCCGGTTAGTGCGACAGTTAACCAATGATATCTTTGATGACCTGGCTCCTTCTTTTTTGCCGGGCACCAGCAACCGTATTGTCTTCAGCTCTAACCGGTATGCAGACTCCCTGCAATCCAGCAAAGGCAAGTTCAGCGCCGTTGCCAATAACTATGACATTTACCTGTTTGACCCCAACAATACTCAAAGCCGGTTCTGGCAGCTAACGTACACTCCCTCTAATGAAGTCATGCCTATTGGCCTTACCGAAGATGAGATCATGTACATTGGGGAGGAAACAGGTATCAGGTCTTTATACCGGCATAACATCAAAACCGGGGTAATTGAGCGAGTAACTGCTTTTGTGCAGAACATCAAAACATATGACTACAATGTTAAAACAGGGAACCTCTCTTTTGTAGCCAATGACCGCGCGAAGGAGTTCCTGTACCTGTATCCCAATTCCCCAATGACGGCAGTAGCGCAGGCAAGCTTCAAAACCAAGCGCCAAGAAACGCTGGAAGGACATATGCAGCGCCGGATTCAACAGGAAAACGCTCGTATAGCGGCTGCCTTGGCGGCAAAAGCTGCTTCTGATTCTTTAGCTGCAATACGGTCAAGCCAAGTGGGAGGTGACAGTATCGCCACCGACAGTACCGCCGCTCCCGCTCCTAAGCCAGCGGTAACTCCTAAGCCAAGAACCATCATGGCCATGGCGCAGCCAGATTCATTGGTGTTGAATTACCCAAGACCTTATGACCTGCGGTTTAGCGTGAACAACCTGATTACCTCTGTATACGCAGACCCACTGCTGGGATTTGGTTTTGTGATGGAAGTGGGCATGGCCGATTTGTTTGAAGATTACCGCATCAGAGGCGGGGTGTTCGCACTTACTGACTTGCAAACAACGAACTTCTACGCCGAGTACTCTAACCTGAAAAACCGCTACGATTACCGCGTGGGGTATCAGAAACAGAGCGTGTACCAAACCAGTGGTGCCAGCATCCGGCGGTTGGGCAAGCATGAAATTTTGCCTGCCTTCAGTTACCCGCTGACCAATGCGTTGAGCGTAAAAGTACTGCCCCGTTATTCGCACATCCGGTACACGGTGATTGAGAATTTCTCTGAGCCAGACCTGGTAATGGATTTTGCCGGAATAGGCGGAGAGTTGGTATATGATAACTCTGTGGTAACAGGCATGAACATGCGCGAGGGTACCCGTATGAAAGTTGGCATTACCCGCATGTATGGCATTGGCAATAAAGAGAATGGATTCGGTAAATTCTACGTGGACTTACGCCATTACCAGAAAATTCACCGGGAGTTTGTATGGGCCAACCGGTTAAGCTACGGACACTCCTTCGGGCCTTCTCCTAAGAAGTACCTGTTAGGTGGAGTAGACAACTGGATTGGTGCCGACGAAGACAGCATTGCCATCTACAACAATACGTCTACGCCGGCAGACTTCTTCTACCTGGAATTTGCCACTCCATTACGTGGGTTCAACTACAATGCTCGTAACGGTAGCCGGTATGTTCTTTGGAACTCAGAGTTACGCTTGCCATTGTTCCAGTACTTGTTTGAAGGACCTATTAACTCAGGCTTCTTCCGGAACTTACAGATGGTTGGTTTCTTTGACGCCGGTACTGCCTACAACAGCGGTAACCCGTTCAGCGATGATAACTCAGTGAACACGCAACCAGTACCAAGACCTCCGTTTGAAGTGA is part of the Rufibacter tibetensis genome and harbors:
- a CDS encoding CDP-alcohol phosphatidyltransferase family protein: MKKHIPNFITCLNLLCGCLALVAVFQQELIAAAGWIVAAATLDFLDGMVARVLNTYSEIGKQLDSLADMVSFGVVPGAAMVQMIAQAVETGGYDLPAFLPYAGFLITIFSCVRLAKFNIDTRQISSFIGVPTPACTLFIMSLPLILAYDDFGLTPIIMNPFVLLGISVLFSYLLIAELPLFALKFKNASWKGNEVRFIFMGLSILFLAILNFTAVPLNLAMYIILSFFNKSSSL
- a CDS encoding NAD(P)/FAD-dependent oxidoreductase: MIYDYLVVGHGLAGAILTCFLEKAGKTVLVIDAPKENSASRVAAGLINPVAGKRFAKSWQVDSFLPAATSFYQEMEARYHAEFFYRKPILKLFSTPEEQNNWMGKSTDAAWEGYIETTHLQLPTSEYVHQELGGLLIQQGGYVALRPFLDLREEDLKSRGAFRSEAFDFSQLQLVPEGVKYGGVQARKIIFCEGAQGAQNPFFSWLPFSLNKGEILDINVPDFEATYIYNKAVYVVPLGQYQYRVGATYNWRNLEEALTIEAREELETKVQDILKKPFEVTKQYVGVRPAVRDRKPLMGLHPQNPQVGIFNGMGSKGVLMAPLLAQQFIAHIEQETALWPEVNIVRYLSLYLASTSNT
- the porU gene encoding type IX secretion system sortase PorU — protein: MHFVKKFLLAAGFWVSAVSAWAQTQETRRVTWRAVPTPSPITHQAKAALPSFEEAAFVGKEEIPYYILSVPNVTVSSFEFTNLEFGPLTEAELRSFPKKSLKTELQPLISAGTANRVPHSVIAFQPFRLNPQTGAVEKLLSFSFRYSSGNNFRKAPGATATQRTFTTRSVLASGEWFKIGVPTSGMYKLDRTALQTMGVNLQNLNPRNLRLYGNGGGMLPQANSAPRADDLVENAIWIEGEQDGSFDANDYLLFYGQGPHTWAENQVRGQSPFVHSFNLYSDTTYYYLTVGPSAGLRVSQQASLPGSFPEITSYDERWFHEIDLKNMVNSGREWYGEEFSAFALQQNFAFPASDLVPNSPVWLTSAVMANSPENSSFTVRLNGTSLGTHSVAGRGSYNYHPEGVNHVLHLSPPLSSLAYTNDLTVTYTYQPGSSSSATGYLNYFTLSARRQLKLYGNQTNFRSLASKQNAVSTFLVGGITSADAQVWNVTDPLKPVRLGVSTNNGVARFSANTQQLREYVAFQGSSFPTPTFLGKVANQNLHSLNLDGKLDLVIITPAAISAQAQRLATHRRTRSGLQVEVVELPKIYQEFSSGKQDITAIRDFLKMLYERSGKQGDDLIQVALLGDASFDPKRRIQQNTNFIPIYQSRQSLDPVLSYSSDDYIGFLDNEEGEWSETEFALAHRLDVGIGRLPVKTTFEADLLIDKIIRYESEQTLGNWRKRLIFLADDGDSNEHLNDADYLAEYVERNYPGYLPQKIYLDLYPQISVPNGQRSPETNNALREAIEKGALVTNYTGHGNAISLADEQILTLNEIQAWKNQNKLTFFLTATCEIGRYDDPRRNSGAETALFHPAGGAIGLLTTTRPVYSDGNRALNTNFFTFLFTPMANGAMPTLGVLTNKTKNASLFGVNNRNFALLGDPSMRLAYPNLEVVLSKLNEKPFSATAVTDTLSALSTVRLEGHVQNKQQQIASDFQGQVHLTVYDKRAALTTLGDQNAKRQVLNRSNVLYDGLATVKNGAFELSFVIPKDINYQIGNGSIHLYASSSSTDGLGAHLVPVGGANSNASVDNTPPQLELFMNDESFVSGGLIGTDATLLAHLFDDNGINTAGAGIGHEITAILDEKSSEPIILNEFYTADVDSYQSGKVRYSLKNITLGPHTLSLKAWDTHNNSSTIKIEFIVASSEKLALDHVYNIPNPFLDKTTFHFDHNRPGQELDILIQVFTVSGKLVKTLHGFGDGNTHFSDLSWDGRDDSNDILAKGVYIYKVNVRSRQDGASTSRYEKLVLLK
- a CDS encoding MBL fold metallo-hydrolase — encoded protein: MAATGLQVKYFTFNPFQENTYVLCDSTKECVVIDPGCADKQEQQELKQFIQSEGLKVVRLLNTHCHIDHVLGNKFVADTYGVPLEIHEEDLAVLRAVPTYSAAYGFPQYQEILPEKFLKEGENVSFGETELEILFTPGHAPGHVVFYHPQSKNLIGGDVLFQRSIGRTDLPGGDFNTLIQSIRSKLFTLPEDVTVYPGHGPSTTIGEEKASNPFLS
- the purS gene encoding phosphoribosylformylglycinamidine synthase subunit PurS, whose amino-acid sequence is MKFTAEIDIMPHTELLDPQGKAVMLGLEHLGLEQVSDVRIGKHIRLQLEAENETAAAQKVEEACKKLLANMIMESFSYRLTAN